The following proteins come from a genomic window of Blastococcus sp. HT6-30:
- the rpoB gene encoding DNA-directed RNA polymerase subunit beta has protein sequence MPGAPLRVSFAKINEPLEVPDLLALQTASFDWLVGSPEWRATLSPEEQADAVGGLAEILEEISPIEDFSGSMSLSFSNPRFEDVKASLEECKDKDMTYAAPLFVTAEFMNNTTGEIKSQTVFMGDFPIMTNKGTFVINGTERVVVSQLVRSPGVYFDKSLDKTSDKDVFSAKVIPSRGAWLEFDVDKRDTVGVRIDRKRRQPVTVLLKALGWGEDRIREHFQWSPTVLATLEKDHIAGQDEALLDIYRKLRPGEPPTRESAQALLENLFFNPKRYDLAKVGRYKVNKKLGVEVPQSTSTLTEDDIVATIEYVVRLHAGEPDHGVDDIDHFGNRRLRTVGELIQNQIRVGLSRMERVVRERMTTQDVEAITPQTLINIRPVVASIKEFFGTSQLSQFMDQTNPLAGLTHKRRLSALGPGGLSRERAGMEVRDVHPSHYGRMCPIETPEGPNIGLIGSLSSFGRVNPFGFIETPYRKVEYGTVTNQIDYLTADEEDRFVVAQANSPLDAQGRLAEERVLVRTKGGEVDYLAPENVDYMDVSPRQMTSVATAMIPFLEHDDANRALMGANMQRQAVPLLRSEAPLVGTGMELRAAVDAGDVVVAEKAGVVEDSTADYVTVMADDGTRQTYRLLKFRRSNQGTSINQSPVVDEGQRVEVGQVIADGPCTDNGEMALGKNLLVAFMPWEGHNYEDAIILSQRLVQDDVLSSIHIEEFEVDARDTKLGAEEITRDIPNVSEDVLADLDERGIIRIGAEVVPGDILVGKVTPKGETELTPEERLLRAIFGEKAREVRDTSLKVKHGESGKVIGVRVFSREDGDELPAGVNELIRVYVAQMRKISDGDKLAGRHGNKGVISKILPQEDMPFLADGTPVDIVLNPLGVPGRMNVGQVLEMHLGWIAKQGWQVEGTPDWAKNLPEAAKSAAPGTRTATPVFDGAREDEIIGLLGSTTPNRDGERMVKETGKARLFDGRSGEPFPEPIAVGYVYILKLLHLVDDKIHARSTGPYSMITQQPLGGKAQFGGQRFGEMECWAMQAYGAAYALQELLTIKSDDILGRVKVYEAIVKGENIPEPGIPESFKVLLKELQSLCLNVEVLSGDGQAIELRDTDDEVFRAAEELGIDLSRREPSSVEDV, from the coding sequence ATCCCCGGCGCGCCGCTGCGCGTGTCGTTCGCGAAGATCAACGAGCCGCTCGAGGTCCCCGACCTCCTGGCGCTGCAGACGGCGTCGTTCGACTGGCTGGTCGGCAGCCCCGAGTGGCGCGCCACCCTCTCGCCCGAGGAGCAGGCCGACGCCGTCGGCGGCCTGGCCGAGATCCTGGAGGAGATCTCCCCGATCGAGGACTTCAGCGGCTCGATGTCGCTGTCCTTCTCCAACCCGCGCTTCGAGGACGTCAAGGCGTCGCTCGAGGAGTGCAAGGACAAGGACATGACATACGCGGCGCCGCTGTTCGTCACCGCCGAGTTCATGAACAACACCACCGGCGAGATCAAGAGCCAGACGGTGTTCATGGGCGACTTCCCGATCATGACGAACAAGGGCACGTTCGTCATCAACGGGACCGAGCGCGTCGTCGTCTCGCAGCTCGTGCGCAGCCCGGGCGTCTACTTCGACAAGTCCCTGGACAAGACGTCGGACAAGGACGTCTTCTCGGCCAAGGTCATCCCCAGCCGCGGTGCGTGGCTGGAGTTCGACGTCGACAAGCGCGACACCGTCGGCGTCCGCATCGACCGCAAGCGCCGCCAGCCGGTCACCGTCCTGCTCAAGGCTCTCGGCTGGGGCGAGGACCGCATCCGCGAGCACTTCCAGTGGTCGCCCACGGTCCTGGCGACGCTCGAGAAGGACCACATCGCCGGGCAGGACGAGGCGCTGCTGGACATCTACCGCAAGCTGCGGCCGGGCGAGCCGCCGACGCGTGAGTCGGCGCAGGCGCTCCTGGAGAACCTGTTCTTCAACCCCAAGCGCTACGACCTGGCGAAGGTCGGCCGGTACAAGGTCAACAAGAAGCTGGGCGTCGAGGTGCCGCAGAGCACCTCCACGCTGACCGAGGACGACATCGTCGCCACCATCGAGTACGTCGTGCGTCTCCACGCCGGCGAGCCCGACCACGGCGTCGACGACATCGACCACTTCGGCAACCGTCGCCTGCGCACCGTCGGTGAGCTGATCCAGAACCAGATCCGGGTCGGCCTCTCCCGCATGGAGCGGGTGGTCCGCGAGCGGATGACCACCCAGGACGTCGAGGCGATCACGCCGCAGACCCTGATCAACATCCGGCCGGTCGTCGCCTCCATCAAGGAGTTCTTCGGCACCAGCCAGCTGTCCCAGTTCATGGACCAGACCAACCCGCTCGCGGGCCTGACCCACAAGCGCCGGCTCTCGGCGCTGGGCCCGGGTGGTCTGTCGCGTGAGCGGGCCGGCATGGAGGTGCGCGACGTGCACCCCAGCCACTACGGCCGGATGTGCCCGATCGAGACGCCGGAAGGTCCGAACATCGGCCTCATCGGCTCGCTGTCCTCGTTCGGCCGGGTGAACCCGTTCGGCTTCATCGAGACGCCCTACCGCAAGGTGGAGTACGGCACCGTCACCAACCAGATCGACTACCTGACCGCCGACGAGGAGGACCGCTTCGTCGTCGCGCAGGCCAACAGCCCGCTCGACGCGCAGGGTCGCCTCGCCGAGGAGCGGGTGCTGGTCCGCACCAAGGGCGGTGAGGTCGACTACCTCGCACCCGAGAACGTCGACTACATGGACGTCTCGCCGCGGCAGATGACCTCGGTGGCGACGGCGATGATCCCGTTCCTCGAGCACGACGACGCCAACCGCGCGCTCATGGGCGCGAACATGCAGCGTCAGGCGGTGCCGCTGCTGCGCAGCGAGGCCCCGCTGGTCGGCACCGGCATGGAGCTGCGTGCCGCCGTCGACGCCGGCGACGTGGTCGTGGCGGAGAAGGCCGGTGTCGTCGAGGACTCCACCGCCGACTACGTCACCGTCATGGCCGACGACGGGACCCGGCAGACCTACCGGCTGCTGAAGTTCCGCCGCTCGAACCAGGGCACCTCGATCAACCAGAGCCCCGTCGTCGACGAGGGCCAGCGCGTGGAGGTCGGCCAGGTCATCGCCGACGGTCCGTGCACCGACAACGGCGAGATGGCGCTGGGCAAGAACCTGCTGGTCGCCTTCATGCCGTGGGAGGGCCACAACTACGAGGACGCGATCATCCTGTCGCAGCGCCTCGTGCAGGACGACGTCCTGTCCTCGATCCACATCGAGGAGTTCGAGGTCGACGCCCGCGACACCAAGCTCGGTGCCGAGGAGATCACGCGGGACATCCCGAACGTCTCCGAGGACGTGCTGGCCGATCTCGACGAGCGCGGCATCATCCGCATCGGTGCCGAGGTCGTCCCCGGCGACATCCTGGTCGGCAAGGTCACGCCCAAGGGCGAGACGGAGCTGACCCCCGAGGAGCGGCTGCTGCGCGCGATCTTCGGCGAGAAGGCCCGCGAGGTCCGCGACACGTCGCTGAAGGTCAAGCACGGTGAGTCGGGCAAGGTCATCGGCGTCCGCGTGTTCTCGCGCGAGGACGGCGACGAGCTGCCCGCCGGGGTCAACGAGCTGATCCGGGTCTACGTCGCCCAGATGCGCAAGATCTCCGACGGCGACAAGCTCGCCGGACGCCACGGCAACAAGGGCGTCATCTCGAAGATCCTGCCGCAGGAGGACATGCCGTTCCTCGCGGACGGCACCCCGGTCGACATCGTCCTGAACCCGCTCGGCGTGCCCGGCCGCATGAACGTCGGCCAGGTCCTGGAGATGCACCTCGGGTGGATCGCCAAGCAGGGCTGGCAGGTCGAGGGCACGCCGGACTGGGCGAAGAACCTGCCGGAGGCGGCGAAGTCGGCGGCGCCGGGCACCCGCACGGCGACGCCGGTGTTCGACGGCGCGCGCGAGGACGAGATCATCGGCCTGCTCGGCTCGACGACGCCGAACCGCGACGGCGAGCGGATGGTCAAGGAGACGGGCAAGGCGCGGCTGTTCGACGGCCGCTCCGGGGAGCCCTTCCCCGAGCCGATCGCCGTGGGCTACGTCTACATCCTCAAGCTGCTGCACCTGGTCGACGACAAGATCCACGCCCGCTCGACCGGCCCGTACTCGATGATCACGCAGCAGCCGCTGGGTGGTAAGGCGCAGTTCGGTGGCCAGCGCTTCGGCGAGATGGAGTGCTGGGCCATGCAGGCCTACGGCGCCGCCTACGCGCTGCAGGAGCTGCTCACCATCAAGTCCGACGACATCCTCGGCCGCGTCAAGGTGTACGAGGCGATCGTCAAGGGCGAGAACATCCCCGAGCCGGGCATCCCGGAGTCGTTCAAGGTGTTGCTCAAGGAGCTCCAGTCGCTGTGCCTCAACGTCGAGGTGCTCTCCGGCGACGGGCAGGCGATCGAGCTGCGCGACACCGACGACGAGGTCTTCCGGGCCGCGGAGGAGCTGGGCATCGACCTGTCCCGCCGCGAGCCGTCGTCCGTCGAAGACGTCTGA